One Paenibacillus sp. FSL H7-0737 DNA segment encodes these proteins:
- a CDS encoding TetR/AcrR family transcriptional regulator, whose protein sequence is MKSKEIKDIALKCFTTHGYEGASLSQIAEQVGMKKQSLYAHFKGKDDLFLQVLQDAKETEISSKLQYLSKVGTHNPKTDLLGYLQLVIDMFQKNEQLKFWLRISFFPPPHLATAIDEEVIDTEKKIQPVLESKFQAWIDAKVIMEDAASIPTLAFLGVVDSIMLELVYGNNEIRLNEKLNASWTVFWRGISQL, encoded by the coding sequence TTGAAAAGTAAAGAAATTAAAGACATTGCTTTGAAATGTTTCACAACTCATGGTTATGAGGGGGCTTCTTTGTCTCAAATTGCTGAGCAAGTCGGGATGAAAAAACAATCTCTTTATGCCCATTTCAAAGGGAAGGATGATCTTTTTCTGCAAGTTCTACAAGATGCCAAAGAGACAGAAATCTCATCCAAACTACAATATTTGAGTAAGGTAGGGACTCATAATCCTAAAACAGATTTATTAGGATATCTGCAATTGGTCATTGATATGTTTCAAAAGAACGAGCAGTTAAAGTTTTGGCTGCGTATCTCTTTTTTTCCACCGCCCCATCTTGCTACAGCGATTGATGAAGAAGTAATCGACACAGAGAAAAAGATTCAACCCGTACTTGAAAGTAAATTCCAAGCTTGGATCGATGCCAAAGTCATCATGGAAGATGCTGCCTCCATCCCAACGCTTGCCTTTTTAGGTGTAGTTGATTCGATCATGCTAGAGCTTGTGTATGGCAATAATGAAATCCGTTTAAATGAAAAACTAAATGCCTCATGGACCGTATTTTGGAGAGGTATTTCACAGCTTTGA